The following is a genomic window from Aphis gossypii isolate Hap1 unplaced genomic scaffold, ASM2018417v2 Contig00432, whole genome shotgun sequence.
ttatcttCTTTTTTTCCAAGACATTGAgtttatatttagaaattaaaacaatataatagattacaatattgtaaattactcGAATTCACGGTTGACAGTTGACTTTTTGGAAATTTGTCATTTACGTTTACTGTAGTGACTTGTGTACTTGACTGTTGTGTAATTCATTAattcgaataaataaattgtaattatgcCTCGAGGATCTAAGTCTGTTGTCAACGAATATTTCGATTACAACAAATTGGAGAAAGTGTCCACATGCAAAAAATGTTTGACCAAAATTAAAGTAAGTActtggtttattttattagaatattaaagaaattattttaaattttaagttttttacattaatctaagtgtaatttaattagtagTTAGTAGTACAAGTTTACAACACTGATTGTacctaactattttaaaagtatctttttttattgtaataatttcaagAGGTAGTTAACagctattttataacttttattttaataaatataattattttaatgaaaatttaatttaatttgttaaaaaataataagtacatattataggcatgtatatcatataatagtcattcataatttcatataggtattagatattttaaacatttataaaattgactaatttaaattcaatataatttaaggttTATTCATTATCAAgcttatttaaagtttaaagtcaATAAacttaggtactatatatcaataaatgtttacaatttttaaataatgtcaatAAGTTTAAGCATTgattaaataccataaaatgGTTCAACCTCTGTAtaactatagtttatataaaaaattgttgttgaATTTTAGGGTAATCAtggaacaaatttaaaaaaacatttaagtacTCATACTGAGTTATACAATGAGTATGaatctaaagaaaaaaaaaatataagtttaagaATTCAagtcattgaaaaaaataaaaactgtgcATATAAAGAGTCAGAGACCATGTTACAATTTCTACAGCCCACTATAAAAGTTAATCTTGACAGCAAGACAATTATAAACGGATGCATAGAACTTGTAACAGTCAATGGAAGGCCTTACAGTTTATTGGATGATTcaggatttaaaaaaatattaaatcctgTTTTAAATGGCTTAAGAAAGAAATTAACTATGAACTCAAATACTATTAAGTAAgcataaatacctaattaaaatatattttatttattaaatatcataggtattatgatcttttttatttgaataatcttattttgttataggAAATATGTAAATGAAGAATGTACTCttttaaaacatgaaataaataaggAAATCCAAAACAaacttatttcattaaaaattgacGCCGTTACAAGACTGAATAGATCCTTTTTAGGAATACATTTGCAGTATGTAATTGATGATACTATTAAACTTAGGACTATAGGACTTCTGGAACTAACCGAGTCACATAcaggtatctataatatttaattacttgttcttctattttatagtttcatactatataatgtataacgtaatttacttttatcattTAGGTGTGTATTTAAAAGATGTGATTCTTAATgtgttgaataaatttaagattgAGCCATACCAACTGTACACAATAACATCAGATAACGGTGCAAATATGTTAAAAGCCACTAACCTAATTgaagaacatattttatctgaAGTGTCTATATCTGATAATGAATCAGAAACTGAACGCATGGACATTGCAGAATCAGAAGCAGGATCAATTATTGAGACTGAAGatgataataggtataacttactaaagatgatttttaaattaaataacattaaaatgaaataattaacttttgattaaacctacatataaaattaggtaacatttattttgttttcattataatttcaaatactgCCGTTATTTGGTTAACACACAtgacaacaattaaaaaataatttctatttagttgtatgaaactttttttttatttcttatagtaggtacctattattttattatttcaatttttattttttattaaataattattttattttattataaaaaaatttaagattagttatcagttattaatataagtaagcATTTGTTAACAGTGAGTTTGAATTGGACCAAACTGTACTTGATGATGatcaaataactaaattattaaatgaacatGATGATACTGTTGATAAAGATTATGAACAAtcagaatttataattaataattttgaatcgcAAAGCTTCAGTGATAACTCCATATTTTCTGGTAAGTTTTAgtgaaatgtaaaaattattgtattattatgaaatatttgaaaaactacCTAACacaaatgttttatgtaaaaatgcatattgtaGTTTGACAAAGTTTTCATGAATATTTActtgtagtaatttatatttataattatatctgaaattactaaaatgtaatgttatttaaattaattaggttttgaattttattttaaaggaatCCGTTGTGTAGCTCACACCTTGCAATTAGCAGTCATAGATTGCTTAAAAGATGATGACATCACTAAACTGTTAAATAAAGTTAGATTTTTGGTAAAACGACTGAGAAACCaaacttatacttatttaattaaaaaagaaaaattaaaattaccaatTCTCGACTGTTTAACTCGTTGGCATTCTACATTGGACATGTtagaaagaatattatatttaaaagaatttataaaaaacatgtcAGCAAATGACCATAAGCTTAAAAAAGTCAACCTTAATCATTCGGACTGGGAAAAAGTTGAAACATTATCAAAAACACTATTGCcttcaaaaatatgtacaaagaAACTACAATATGAACAACTTACATTGACAGACTTCTATGGTGCTTGGATAACATGTAAGCTTCAAACAGATGCattaaatacatcaatatctaaaaaattgcTTCAACACATAGTGGACAGGGAAAAGCATATAATGgacaataaagtattattaggAGCAATTTTTTTAGACCCTCGATATAAGATAACTTTAAATGAAGACAAATGTAATACCGCAATAGAACATTTAATCAAAGTTTGGGTTCATTTGAAAGgtgttgaattaaaaaataatatacaagaaaCAACTCCAAACATTGAAGACGGACAAGAAAGTTCTAACTCGTCTACAGATTCTACTGATGAACTAGAAAAATTCCTTCAAAATAAAGATAACAAAAATGATTCAGTATCCTTTGATTTTAACATACCAAACTCACAAACATCTACAATAGCAACAAGAATTGAAACACTTCTCAAATCATATCACATAGATCAAAACAGATTAAATTACAAGGTTAATATCCTACAATTTTGGAAAACTATGGAAGCTTCAAATCCAGAACTATCCCAACTAGCTAAAGTTGTTTTTAGTGTTCCAGCTACGCAAGTAAGCGTTGAACGTCTTTTTTCTGGATTGAAATTTCTATTATCGCCATACCGCAGTAATATTTCCAGCAAGAACTTGGAGAATCAGTTATTAATTCGTACCAacagattatttaataataaaaattaactgtattattgttataatattatatgttaataaaataataattcagtagccattggtattttattttattttaacaatttaagtagctattggtatttatattttattttttactatttaggtagctattgatatttatattttaatttatgttaactaTGTGAATGCGTATAgctgttgttatttatatttaatttttatgtataattactactgttttaatattttaatgtaggtacctacctttaaaacatttaatctgaatttaatatcatttttggaATCATTTAATACTGGTTTTAACTAGAATCCTAActtcaactttttaaaattaatttcccaAAACCGGTACCGGAACCGGAAcctctaaataaaataattaaaaacccgAATCGGAACCAGAACctctgaataaaataattaagtaccgGAACCGGAATCAGAACCTTTAAAACCAATAGGTACCAGTCCCTGGTTTAGTTACCATTTTTAATGTAGACAAAACACAAGTCACGCCTAACGTGAGACGAAAATAGCAATTTTTAGCCACGTGGACGTGGtgcactattattaattaataaaataataataataataaaatgttcaaagacGGATAATCCAGACGGCCGATtggcaaatataaattataatgtttctgATGCCACGTGCATTGAATAATGTAGACATTGTAGACAAAAGACAACAAGCTCGCGCCTCGTACACCGAACGCGAGACGATTATCGATTatcgtaatattgttatcgtcTATCGATAGGCGATAGTGAACCATGTCACAGACTTCATATTGTGTTAGGCCCGGTTTTTCAATTGGCATAATAACTGCTAGTTAGTTAACCATCagattaatttaactatcgTTTAAAATGGcagttaaatactaaatagtgcactgtttatcaaattaaatttatgtgccAGTTAATTAACTAGAGGTTAAtcgtaaaatcaaaatatcttaCGAATGGTCATActgtaaaatatgtgttatcTTATTTTGCTTTTGCTATTATCAGCGATCGTGTTTTGAAAATGCCGgttgtttttacttaataccATGAACTAAGatatatcttagtccgtgcTTAATACGTTTGTagtgttttaaaagtaaattgttCTAAATCTAAATTCTAGTACGAATTTGAGATTCGTTGCACAAGTTTTCTGGCCCTTCAGGGGGATTCAGGAATGGTGTGACAATATGCATACTGCATAGTGTTGGCATAACCAGAATCTGCCACTATTAAGCTATTTCCCCAGTTTTGAGTAACatgtaaatatcattatttatttcattttgttttattattgaagtttGTACCTTTTACCGTTCTACCAAATACGTAATGCCATAGTGAAATCATTATTACAGAGTGGGCATCGCTGTGCTTCTAAAAGCGTTAAGCAGTCCACACATAAAACCCTATGACCACAAGGCACAAGTGCGTGTGTCCTTGGAGCTACTCTGCATacagtacaaatattttgatcatCTGCTTGAGGATACAGTTCATGCAGATTCTGAGGAACTTGAACAAAGGGGGTTTCTTCCTCATCAGAGTCATCCGTCAAAAATTGTTGCCATATATCTATTTCTCTGTCTTCAGGAATGATGAAGTCGGTTTCATCATAatctagtaataataataaatgaaagatattattttgtagtcaatattataaatattaccttctattatattgatttctggttcaatattaatttcaggatcttgaattacatttaaatcatttacatCTATAACATCTTCAATACCTGGATTATCTACTATTACGGCAGGGATGGCAATCTGTTGATGAACTTGTATTTCTTCTTCAGAGcctaataagtaatactatattataatttaatcaaacacATCAATGAATTACTAATAGTAACTAGAGCcacttattgaatttaaatatttacatttaaacgtttttttttttttttttaatattcatttcttAGTTACATTATTCAGTCCGTTATgacttaaaacaaatttataatattatcttagacTATTATGCAGTCATTATTGAACAATATGCAAATGTAACAAGTCCCGAACCCTATGAGTCATGTTACaatgtttatcaaaataacattCATATAGATACATACACATCTATGAGCAGAGCTGGATTAAGACTGAGGGTCTCTGGGCAATGAATATtggaaatttaaacaattaacatggtgtgtttataaattacattttgtatattacaaaacaaaattattagtatcagtagtttttaaaaatttaaaaaaataataataaaaaaaaaaaaagtagttctCAACTCAGCTCTCATGTTAATTGTTAGGTACACCAAAAAATGcatacataaaattgttttgggtatttaaaaatgtgtacaagTTCTCTTAATGCCCACTGATTTTTagagtatttttttactgtataaaaaattaaattacaaatttgttGCTTTAATTGAACATGCCATGGTAAAGATATATTGAGGATATAATCAAAACATCCTTTCTaactctttatattttaaaattgttttgtttaggTAACATACTTTCAACTTCATCTTCCCAATTCAACTCTCTTGCTAAATAATGTTCTGTGGCATGAGAGCACTGAAGAAGAAATTCTCTTATTGTAATGGCACCTGTTGTAAATAACGCAGTGGAATTTTTGATTCTCaccgaatttaaaatatatttcattttaatggaTCGAGTCGTTGGCAAGCCCCTAGCCAGTTGTCCAACAATGATGTGCTGCTTGATAGAAATTTTGTTGAGATGTTCTATatgacaaacatttttattagttatttaacaaaaacaaatgccTGGTACCTAAACCTAATACtttaacaaaaatgataataaaatataatgtaaaataatcaacAGATAACACttaggttttaaatataaaacacttaCCAGGTTCTtaacatattttctattttttattttagattaatcgAAAATCTGTTACATAtagttacaaattacaataagaaGATGAGTGGAGTGTACGTAGTAGCCAGTAGGTGAACATAGGCATGATTGAAGACGATATTCATTGATTACACTTCGaggtttttaacataatattatagttacataatttgtataactaaCCTAGAAATATCCACAGGTTTGGATGCTGGACCTGAAAAGTTTGCTTAAGGGACGAATGAAAACTTTCCACATTGTTATTAGTACGGCGTGGTTGGCCATGTACCGAAAAACATTCGGGTCCCTTTCTGATAATCCAAaagctatttaaatttaaatataatactaagattagtaagattaaaatatgttattcttcacttcacattttttttatatttagtactaactgtattttacctataaaaatatgtaaaaaaccTTGGTAGCTGAACATTATTAGCTTGAgcatatgttttaatttcttcAAAACCTCTTTCTATTTCATGTGATGGTAATAGTGCTAATGCTGCAGTCATTTGTACACACATTTTTGCTgccatgtttatttttacatgatgTGTGTAccccaattttttaatattcttctgaagactctaaaaatatttatgaacatttaatttttctttaaaaaactcattgctataattatatttaaaaatgagtgtgtcacttcaataaattttaaatttcaaacctGTATATAATGAAACCAACAGGACAATATGGTTGCTTCTGGGTATATTGCAATTAAAGCATTTCGAAGGCTAGTCTCAAAATCTATCATAATTGTTGTGGGTCTTACTGtaggaaatttaattttaaatcgctCAAACACCTTTTTGTAAGAAGCCTCTGTTTTAGCTTCCATCATTACAAAGCAAACAGGGATGGACTAGGTTAAACAAATGTTggtaatcatatattaaattttattttttgttaaaataaatgtattctcacgtgattttgtaaaattagatGTAAAATGAGAAGTTGTCTGCAGCGTGGATTAGATGGCACAACTTTAAATGTTCCATCTGCGTGTAACTCTGTACCACCCTCATGAAGTACAGAATTTATGAGGTCATTACAAGcaaacataacattaaatttaccaTCATTATCGACAATCCATTCCTGGTAAAATGGCTGATTGCTACACTGATATCTGTTAGccatattcattatattaaccaAACACAATTAGTAAGTGCCAATTACATTAATTGCTATTgataaatctttaatattacttgttaatatttatgtctaAATATTCTCCAAGTTCACGTAAAGTGGTTGGTAGAGGTGGAACGTGCTGTCTGCGAGCTTGGCGCATCGAAGATTCTGCGGTAGgccatgtataaattaaagcagCATTTGgattcctataataatattttataagtacatcAATTAGTATATAAACAAGTAGTTTgtagtatacaaaaattattattacaaaatttcatTGTAAGTCATGTTTTAACATGTCATTATTACAACtacaaatttaaagaattatacCGAATTGATTCTTCATCATAAATAGATTTAAGTTGATTAGTTTCCGATTTTGCCCTTTCTACCAAAACACTTCTAAATTGGGTTTTTAACTCATTGTTAATGAAATTTATGTCATTTGCTTCATGAGTGTGTggcttttttgttattattgtaccaTTTTCCAATTGCATTGCTGTCCCTTTGCAATACACATCAGGAGTTgcacatacataatatctgaaaattaataacaaaattttataattaaatagtgaTTTTAAGTTACAtccatttaatgttaatttaaaatgtcttacCGTTTGCCTTCACGTGTActttttgtacatttgtaaTGGAATCCTTCATGatccatattaatattataataataattactaataaaataataaaaaaaactaagcacagcacattaatataatattaatcgagggttgtacaaatttaataaaaaaacagatgGCAAGTGATAATTTGTCAAcgcataacacatttttttttttttttttttttattaatttcccaaaatctaaaaataacattttgtttgaGTTATTTGCATAGAACTAAGGTCTATGGTTATGTGAGAACactaaaatgataacattgttatcagtaaaaaattataatattataaattataaagcatCTTTGCACCATTGCATCTATGtttcaaaaagtaattaataaactattgaatataggtaatagctcaatgtataaattaaagtaaatcatACTTGCGAGCATGAActaagattaattaatattaattaatatttatatttatttattaattaatcttagTTCATGCTTGCgagtataaaacatattgaatAGATGATAccaagatttatattttagactgAACATAGGTACATAGATAATGTTTCTAAatcatacttaaaattatcacCTACAAATTTACTAATGTCTATAGGAAACACTATgggtattaattttagttacctaatattaataatataaaatcaagtaacatgtataaaaaacaagtttgtttgtttgactacattatattgttatattattttcatcaatatcGACATATCGTCCATGCAGTTAGTGTGATTGGAAATTAATGAtgtagatgatttttttttcattcttaaattttaacaatcacATCTTTTAAATATAGGCATTTATTtccagttattataataagtactgCATTTTTTTTGACCCACTTAATTTCatgaaatgcatttaaaattatgtacatgtGAAATAATTGTAGAAATGATGAAGCTGGTTTacgttttagatttaaaaaaaaaaaattaagcaaatattatcatcaggttttaatttatttatgcatttttttaaaattaaaaaaattataataatttgccaCCTATATATACGGGCTACTTAGCTTGGGGCTCGCGTAAAAACCTGGAATGTTAAAATCTAATCTGGATTAACCTAAtctggaattttaaaattccagaTTACTACAGTCCAGATTTTTACGGTGCAGTTTTGTCCAGTTCagatttttacgattttcaaatttttaaattccagaTTTCTACGGTCCAGGTTTTAAAATCCAGATTTTAGCATTCCGGGTTTTTACAGGTCACCCTAAAAGCTTTTGCCTTTATAAAATCTCTTTTCCAATAGACCTCAATTACTACAGTGACTAaggtgaattattattttctattttgttcTGATTAAACTTacgattacaatttataaagaacatacctaataataataaattatataaatttataatttaaattaggtacaaaacaaaaaatctcCTAATAAATGTTGTTATCACCGATACACGTTACTACGTTGGCCTTGTTGCCGAAATGCAATCACCACTGAACGTCTGAACACCACATCAGAAATTCAGAAACCCAAATAGGTGGGAAATCCGAAATTGTCAATTTAAGTTGATCAATTTttcgaaagaaaaaaaaatacggttcataattattattacttatttataataaataaaccaccGCATAAAGTtttgctttaaattttaatattaaatgaaaaaataatcttgGGAAATggaataaacgaaaaaaaaaaacgaaaaaaatgaaaatagaaatatggGTTTCGAACCGTCCACCTCTGATTTACTAATTGTCACGCCTTACCCATTGAGCTGTCGTTTTCGGATAAAATACGGTTCGGACGCAATACATTTcggatgaaatatttttcggcTTAAATACGGTTCGGATGATATATTTtcgactataatatttttcggaTAAAATACGGTTCGGACGATATATTTTTCGGCTAATTAACGTTTCGGATAAAAAATGTTCgaccaatatatttttggtttccTTAttttcgtgtataatattttctgattaaatatttttcgtttattttattttcgtacttaataattttcggataaaatacatttccattgaaatatttttcggatactataattttcgtaaatttattttcggataaaatattttcgtctGAAATATTTTCGGATGTTATATAGCCCCTCTTTGTattgtgtgtttattttttttttctaataaaacaaCGTTTCAAATCGTTTTACTGCATTAACATACCTAGTTATAGTGAGTTAAGTAAATCTTTAATCTTAACAAAATCCATTTTTGGAAATTCCAACTTCTATGGACCGAGAACGATTGTAGACTATAATTATCAGAGACGTATTAAGGAATTTTACGccaaaggtaataaaaaaaacgcatACCgtattaatcttattatatcaaaatgctctccaaaattcaaaattcaccACCCAGGATCTAAGCCCCTCTGACCCctttaaaatatgtcattGTAGTAGTTATGTACACGGCATGTTCATTGATCAGGATCTACCtatatctaattaattatcaattacaGTCGAATACTGCTGTGGTGTTAAATTCAGATAACCCATCTCGACtttagtaatgataataataattataatgacaacGAAGGATCTCACGAGACTTATTGAATTCCgtcttgtaaaattatttatatcaatataattaatttaaaaatatggatcTCGTATGGCATTTGTTTTGCCACAGGCCTTTAGTGAATAACttcagatattattatgtaggtaaaatacaaatttgtacaatttaaaaattatattcgtttGGTACTGTTAAATAGTTGTAGTGAACAGTTGGCAATGGCTACGCGATGACCAATGATTGGTTGGTCGGCAGCGATGACGTTTTATACGACACAATGagtaattatcttattatagaCGGATCTCGCAAGACTCATTGAATATCGTAACATCATGTCCTTTGATTAATAAACATGGATCTAGTATGTATTCCtatttggataaaaataaaaattttacaattcaataatgctaggtactttttaaataatactatttaggtTTTATCGACGGATCTCGTAAGACtcctaaaatgttttatttttagattttataaatagatttaattgaaaaacaagGATCTTGTATGGAAATACGCTATTATGTTTGttacaaatttgttttagattatttctgagttttttttatgtatgtaaataattgttgtctGGATCTCTCgtggtattattaataagtaggcTGTCCGATAAATaaggtacaaaaatatactgaataatgaaaaatcaatttattactttaaaatttttacacaataaattagacatatttttctatttttctacATAGTCATCATTTAAATTGATGCATTTATCCCAACGATGGAGTAATTTGAAAATGCCATCTCGGAAATACGCAGCACATTTTCCATCGAAGTACTCGGTAACTGCGTTCATGACCTCCTCCTCATTTTGAAAATGAGTTCCTcctaagtgtttttttaacggaccaaacaaaaaaaaatccgaaggTGCCAGATCAGGACTATATGGTGGATGTTCCAATACTTCCCACTTGTATTTTTCCAGCCAAGCTTTGGTTTTTCCGGCTGAATGTGGGGTTGCATTGTCATGCAGCAGTTTCACATTTCTTGAGCGTAATTGTCCTCTTCTCTTGAAACgaattttttctttcaatttttttaacgtttcaATGTATCGGTCAGCatttattgtttcattttttgataaaaattcaatcaGTAAAATTCCTTGTGCATCCCAAAACACTTCTTGC
Proteins encoded in this region:
- the LOC126554104 gene encoding zinc finger BED domain-containing protein 4-like; the encoded protein is MDIAESEAGSIIETEDDNSEFELDQTVLDDDQITKLLNEHDDTVDKDYEQSEFIINNFESQSFSDNSIFSGIRCVAHTLQLAVIDCLKDDDITKLLNKVRFLVKRLRNQTYTYLIKKEKLKLPILDCLTRWHSTLDMLERILYLKEFIKNMSANDHKLKKVNLNHSDWEKVETLSKTLLPSKICTKKLQYEQLTLTDFYGAWITCKLQTDALNTSISKKLLQHIVDREKHIMDNKVLLGAIFLDPRYKITLNEDKCNTAIEHLIKVWVHLKGVELKNNIQETTPNIEDGQESSNSSTDSTDELEKFLQNKDNKNDSVSFDFNIPNSQTSTIATRIETLLKSYHIDQNRLNYKVNILQFWKTMEASNPELSQLAKVVFSVPATQVSVERLFSGLKFLLSPYRSNISSKNLENQLLIRTNRLFNNKN
- the LOC126554112 gene encoding uncharacterized protein LOC126554112, which translates into the protein MNMANRYQCSNQPFYQEWIVDNDGKFNVMFACNDLINSVLHEGGTELHADGTFKVVPSNPRCRQLLILHLILQNHSIPVCFVMMEAKTEASYKKVFERFKIKFPTVRPTTIMIDFETSLRNALIAIYPEATILSCWFHYIQSLQKNIKKLGYTHHVKINMAAKMCVQMTAALALLPSHEIERGFEEIKTYAQANNVQLPRFFTYFYR